From Sphingobium sp. B2D3C:
GCACGGAGGCCTGCGTCGTGGAGGTGTCGTGGGTGTAGTCGCCCGACAGGTTGATTTCCAGCGGGCTGCCGACCGGCGCAATGCGCAAGGATCCGCGCACGGCGTACATGCTCTGGCCGCCCAGCGTGCCGAGCTTGCAATTGCCGCCCGACGCCAGGCTGGGGATCGCCGCGCCGCCCGGCTGCACCACGCTGGTGCCCGGCTGCACATAAGGATCATTGGGGTTGAGGCAGGCATAATCGTAGCGCGTGACATGGCCATCGCGGTTGCGTGACACGCCGGTGATGCGGGCGAACACGGCATCGGGCACCACGGTGAAGTCGGCGCTCGCCTTGATGTCGCGGCGGTTGAGCGAGCCGGCGGTCAGTTCGACATATCCGCCTCGGCCTTCGGGCTTGCGCGAGTAGAGCTTCACCGCGCCGCCCAGCGAGTTCATGCCGGCCAGCGTGCCCTGGGGGCCGCGCAGCACTTCGACGCGCTCGAGGTCGGTCAAGTCGAAGGCCGAGGCCGTGACGGTGCCGAAATAGATATCGTCGACATAGATGCCGACGCCCGGCTCCACCGAGGGGCTGGCATCGCCCTGGCCGACGCCACGGATATAGGCGCGCATCGAGTTGCCCGAGCCCGAGGGGTTCTGCTGCAGGATGACGTTCGGTGCCTGCGCGGTAATGTCGGTCAGGCGCGTCTGGCTGCGCGCTTCGAGCTGGTCGCCGCTGATCGCCGTGATTGCGAGTGGAATGTCCTGCACATTCTGCGCACGCATCTGCGCGGTGACGATGATGTCATCGACATTGCCCTCGGCGGCGCCCTGCGGCGCGGCGGTCTGGGCGGTTGCGGGCATTGCGAGCATCAGCGCGCCGGACAACATGGTCCCGGCGCTCAGCGCCATGCGCGACACGGTGCGTGCGCGGTTATGACGAACTTTGTTCATTGGTGAATCTCCCCTCCTCTTCGCTTTGCCGGTCGTTTCTTCGTCCCCGCGTGAGCCGCCTGCCCGCCTCTAACAGGCGGAAAGGTCGGGCGGCTTTCGCCATTGGGACGCAATGACCGGCAGCCAGACGATGCGGCGCAAGGCTCTCATAGAGCGCCCCGTCCGTCCGTTGGCTAGGAAGCTCACTATCCTTTTGCCCGAAGCGAGGCTTTGACTGAGATAGAGCCACGCTTTGACGCAGACGGAAAAGCAGCGGGGGCGCGCGCAGGCCGTAGCACTCATCTAAACCTCCTCGCTGCGAATCGCGCGCAGGCCGCGTGTCTCGCGGCCGGTCACGGCGGCGCCGGTATCCTTCGCAAGGCGCGCATAGAAAGGCGCAGCGGCCAGCGCGAGGCCGGCGAAGACGAGCATGGCGATCTGGAAATCGGCGAGGGTCGGTTCCGCGACACCGAGCGAGAGCAGGTTGAGCAGGGCGGCCGCGGCGGAGATCGCCAGCGCCTGCGAAATCTGGTTGGCGATATTGCCAAGCACCGTTGCGCCGCCGACTTCGCTTTGCGGCACGTCGGCAAAGCGCAGCGCCATGATCGCGGTCATGTGCACCGAGCGGGCCATGCCGACGAAGACCATGATCGCCACCAGCAGCCAGAAAGGCATGGTTGGGGTCAGGAGCGCGCAGGCGGCAAAGGAGAGCGCCATGGTCACCACGCCGCTGGTCAGCGCCATCCGGATACCGAGCCACCTCACCGAGGGCGTGGCGATCGCCTTGAGCGCCAGGTCGCCGGCATTCTGAGCGAGCAGCAGCAGCCCGGCTTGAAAAGCGGTGAGGCCGAGGCCGACCTGCATCATCAGGGGGATGATGAACGCTGTCGCCATGAAGGCCGTGCGCGCCGGCATTCCCGCGCCGATCGTGGAAACGAAGAAACTGCGGTGGCGCAGCGCATCGAGCGGAACGACTGGGTGGGGCACGCGGCGGATGTGTCGCCAGCACAGCCAGCCCAGGAAAATCCCGAGCGCGATCAGCGGCAGCCCTTGCTGCCAGCCCCCGCCCTTGGCGCCCAGCCGCTCGAACCCGGCAATGATACAGGCCAGGAACCCGCCGACCAGCGCAAAGCCGCGCCCGTCAAAGGGCCTTCGCTCCACAGCATGGATATTGGGGATGAAGCGCAGGGTGAGGACAAAGGCGAGGAGGCCTGTGGGCACGTTCAGGAAGAACACCCAGCGCCAGT
This genomic window contains:
- a CDS encoding MFS transporter, with product MSLTNNPSEGEASIASDDAAALRRSRLAAIVLAATSFMVAIDLMVLLTALPRMAQDFAVPLTLLSATITIYILVTVLVLPISDWVGKRFGTRRVCTLAILGFVLASLGAGLSPNLPVFLAMRMCQAAFGTLIVPVGSIALLSITPKRYLVTAMTISSTPALIAPVIGPPIGGLITTFLDWRWVFFLNVPTGLLAFVLTLRFIPNIHAVERRPFDGRGFALVGGFLACIIAGFERLGAKGGGWQQGLPLIALGIFLGWLCWRHIRRVPHPVVPLDALRHRSFFVSTIGAGMPARTAFMATAFIIPLMMQVGLGLTAFQAGLLLLAQNAGDLALKAIATPSVRWLGIRMALTSGVVTMALSFAACALLTPTMPFWLLVAIMVFVGMARSVHMTAIMALRFADVPQSEVGGATVLGNIANQISQALAISAAAALLNLLSLGVAEPTLADFQIAMLVFAGLALAAAPFYARLAKDTGAAVTGRETRGLRAIRSEEV